The following are encoded together in the Roseovarius sp. EL26 genome:
- a CDS encoding nucleotide exchange factor GrpE → MAETQNEEFLDDIDQAEAEEDEINIEEISDAEAEIDALRAERDAYQDKFMRALADAENARKRSDKDRREAENYGGSRLARDMLPVFDNMKRAVDSVTEDQKQVASAVIEGIELTMRELLNVFQKHGIRMISPEVGDRFDPNEHEAMFEAPVPGTKAGEIIQVSTQGFMLHDRILRPAQVGVSSNTGS, encoded by the coding sequence ATGGCTGAAACGCAAAACGAAGAGTTTCTCGACGATATTGATCAGGCAGAGGCCGAAGAAGACGAGATCAACATTGAAGAGATCTCGGATGCCGAGGCAGAGATTGACGCCTTGAGGGCGGAACGCGATGCCTATCAGGATAAATTCATGCGCGCGCTGGCGGATGCGGAAAATGCCCGCAAACGCTCTGACAAAGATCGTCGCGAGGCTGAAAACTATGGTGGGTCACGTCTGGCACGCGACATGTTGCCTGTGTTTGACAACATGAAGCGTGCGGTTGATTCCGTTACCGAGGATCAAAAGCAAGTCGCCTCAGCGGTGATCGAAGGGATCGAGCTGACGATGCGCGAACTGTTGAACGTGTTCCAAAAACACGGTATTCGCATGATTTCCCCAGAAGTCGGCGATCGCTTTGATCCAAATGAACACGAAGCCATGTTCGAAGCCCCGGTTCCCGGCACCAAAGCTGGCGAAATCATTCAGGTCTCAACGCAAGGCTTTATGCTACATGACCGTATTCTGCGCCCGGCGCAGGTGGGTGTATCGTCAAACACCGGATCGTAA
- a CDS encoding extensin family protein codes for MKHHAILIAAVLLSSCSGSQNPNPLRSMGAVCGDPDIRGEFIGKVSGSQAGCGFDNGVRVTSINGILLSQPSLMRCETAKGMKSWIGKGMRKAVGNTGGGVAQIQVAAHYACRTRNSQRGAKLSEHAKGNAIDISAFRLRNGSEISVEEHWGGGKYGRILKKMHKTACGKPFGTVLGPNSDAHHKDHFHFDMAKHGNGAYCR; via the coding sequence ATGAAGCATCACGCTATCTTGATAGCAGCTGTACTGCTAAGCAGTTGTTCTGGCTCACAAAATCCAAACCCATTGCGCAGCATGGGAGCCGTTTGTGGTGATCCTGACATTCGTGGCGAGTTTATTGGCAAGGTATCAGGCAGCCAGGCAGGATGCGGGTTTGATAATGGGGTGCGCGTCACTTCGATTAATGGAATCTTACTAAGTCAGCCGTCATTGATGCGCTGTGAAACCGCCAAGGGAATGAAATCTTGGATCGGGAAAGGAATGCGAAAGGCTGTGGGCAACACAGGTGGAGGTGTCGCACAAATCCAAGTCGCCGCGCATTATGCCTGTCGTACCCGCAACAGCCAACGCGGTGCAAAATTGTCTGAACATGCGAAAGGAAATGCAATTGATATTTCAGCCTTCCGCCTGCGTAACGGATCCGAAATTTCGGTTGAGGAGCATTGGGGGGGCGGAAAGTACGGCCGTATTCTGAAGAAGATGCACAAAACCGCCTGTGGTAAACCCTTTGGCACGGTGCTTGGCCCGAATTCAGACGCGCATCATAAGGACCACTTCCATTTCGACATGGCAAAACATGGTAACGGCGCATACTGCCGCTAA
- a CDS encoding prephenate/arogenate dehydrogenase family protein — protein sequence MTAIYDRVTLIGLGLIASSMYWAIKRAGLANEVVGYARSEETRNTAREIGLCDRICDTAIDAVEGADLVVLCVPVGVMGAVAAEIAPALMPGATISDVGSVKRAVIDAVSPHLPDNVHFVPAHPLAGTEHSGPRSGFAELFDNRWCLIVPVDGTDDTASDALEKFWQGLGSLTERMDADHHDLVLSVTSHVPHLIAYTMVGVADDLQRVTDSEVIKYSAAGFRDFTRIAASDPTMWRDVFLSNKDATLEILGRFTEELFALQRAIRTDDGAHLHDYFTRTRAVRRGIIEAGQDTAAPDFGRGGSK from the coding sequence ATGACTGCCATTTATGACCGCGTGACCTTGATTGGATTAGGCTTGATCGCCTCATCTATGTACTGGGCTATCAAACGTGCGGGTCTGGCCAATGAGGTGGTTGGCTATGCCCGATCTGAAGAAACTCGCAACACAGCACGCGAGATCGGCCTGTGTGATCGGATCTGTGACACCGCGATTGACGCCGTCGAAGGTGCGGATCTGGTTGTATTGTGTGTGCCTGTCGGGGTCATGGGGGCTGTAGCTGCTGAGATCGCACCAGCACTTATGCCCGGTGCCACCATCAGCGATGTCGGGTCCGTCAAACGCGCCGTGATTGATGCGGTATCACCACATTTACCTGACAACGTTCATTTTGTACCGGCACACCCACTGGCCGGAACTGAACATTCCGGACCACGCTCGGGCTTTGCTGAACTGTTTGACAATCGCTGGTGTCTGATCGTGCCCGTCGACGGAACAGATGACACGGCAAGCGATGCGCTTGAGAAATTCTGGCAAGGCCTCGGTAGCCTGACCGAGCGCATGGATGCCGATCACCATGATCTGGTATTGTCTGTCACCAGCCACGTTCCGCATTTGATTGCCTACACTATGGTCGGTGTGGCCGATGATTTGCAGCGCGTCACTGACTCTGAGGTTATCAAATACTCGGCCGCAGGTTTCCGGGATTTCACCCGAATTGCCGCCTCGGATCCAACAATGTGGCGTGACGTATTTTTGTCAAACAAAGATGCCACATTAGAAATTCTGGGACGCTTTACCGAGGAGCTCTTTGCCTTGCAACGTGCCATTCGAACGGATGATGGCGCGCATCTGCATGATTATTTTACCCGCACACGTGCCGTACGCCGGGGAATTATCGAAGCCGGACAGGACACCGCTGCGCCGGACTTTGGCCGAGGAGGGTCAAAATGA
- the hisC gene encoding histidinol-phosphate transaminase → MTKITPQPGIMDIALYQSGASHVEGVSSVVKLSSNENPFGPSEAAKEAFRKASFELHRYPSSDHAPLRDAIGEVHGVDPARVICGAGSDEIIAFLCQAYAGPGDEVVYTEHGFAMYRISALAAGATPVEVRERDRVTDVDAILAGCTERTKLVFIANPNNPTGTMIGDGEIARLADTLPPQVMLVLDGAYAEYVEGYDGGLKVIEARQNVVMTRTFSKLYGLGGLRIGWGYGPQHVIDVLNRVRGPFNLSQAGLAAAEAAVRSTNWTAKCRTDNTRLRAWLAEALAGHGVPSDTSCANFILARFANQATAEACDDHLKSQGLIVRRVGGYNLPHCLRITVGDEPSCRRVAHAIGQFMGDSE, encoded by the coding sequence ATGACAAAGATCACCCCCCAACCAGGGATCATGGATATCGCTTTGTATCAAAGCGGGGCGTCACATGTTGAAGGTGTATCAAGCGTCGTCAAACTGAGCTCGAACGAGAACCCATTTGGACCGTCTGAAGCCGCGAAAGAGGCCTTTCGCAAGGCATCATTCGAGCTACATCGTTACCCATCATCTGATCACGCACCCCTGCGCGACGCAATTGGCGAAGTACACGGTGTTGACCCTGCACGGGTGATCTGCGGGGCAGGTAGCGACGAAATCATTGCATTTTTGTGCCAAGCCTATGCCGGCCCAGGAGATGAGGTGGTCTATACCGAGCACGGCTTTGCTATGTACCGGATCAGCGCATTGGCAGCCGGGGCAACCCCGGTCGAAGTGCGTGAACGGGACCGCGTCACTGATGTGGACGCCATTCTGGCAGGCTGCACAGAACGAACAAAGCTGGTATTCATCGCCAATCCAAACAACCCAACCGGCACCATGATTGGTGATGGCGAGATTGCGCGTTTGGCAGATACATTGCCGCCACAGGTTATGCTGGTATTGGACGGGGCCTATGCTGAGTATGTCGAAGGTTATGATGGCGGCCTCAAAGTGATCGAAGCCCGTCAGAATGTGGTGATGACCCGGACCTTTTCCAAGCTTTACGGCCTAGGTGGGTTGCGTATTGGCTGGGGATATGGCCCGCAACATGTGATCGATGTGCTTAACCGTGTACGCGGCCCCTTCAACCTGTCGCAGGCAGGGCTTGCCGCGGCCGAGGCTGCTGTACGCAGCACTAACTGGACTGCAAAGTGCCGCACGGATAACACCCGCTTGCGCGCATGGCTTGCTGAGGCCTTGGCAGGGCATGGCGTGCCGTCTGACACCTCTTGCGCCAACTTCATTTTGGCTCGTTTTGCCAATCAGGCAACTGCAGAAGCCTGTGATGATCACCTTAAATCTCAAGGTCTGATTGTGCGCCGCGTCGGCGGATACAACCTGCCCCATTGCCTGCGGATTACCGTTGGTGATGAACCATCCTGCCGCCGTGTGGCACACGCCATAGGCCAGTTTATGGGAGACAGCGAATGA
- the rpsD gene encoding 30S ribosomal protein S4 has product MTKRTAAKYKIDRRMGENIWGRPKSPVNRREYGPGQHGQRRKGKLSDFGLQLRAKQKLKGYYGDLTEKQFRRVYKEAERVKGDTGENLIGLLERRLDAVVYRAKFVATMFAARQFVNHGHVKVNGQRVNIPSYRVKEGDVIEVRDRSKQIAVLLEAVQLAERDVPDYIDADHSKMTATFVRTPGLADVPYPVIMEPNLVIEFYAQN; this is encoded by the coding sequence ATGACAAAAAGAACTGCTGCCAAATACAAAATTGACCGCCGGATGGGTGAAAACATCTGGGGTCGCCCAAAATCACCAGTAAACCGTCGTGAATATGGCCCCGGCCAGCACGGTCAGCGCCGCAAGGGCAAACTGTCTGACTTCGGTCTGCAGCTGCGTGCCAAGCAGAAGCTGAAAGGCTACTACGGCGACCTGACAGAGAAGCAATTCCGTCGCGTTTACAAAGAAGCTGAGCGTGTAAAAGGCGATACAGGCGAAAACCTGATCGGTCTGCTGGAGCGTCGTCTGGACGCGGTTGTTTACCGTGCCAAGTTCGTTGCAACCATGTTTGCCGCACGTCAGTTCGTGAACCACGGCCACGTCAAGGTAAACGGCCAGCGCGTCAACATCCCGTCTTACCGTGTTAAAGAAGGTGACGTGATCGAAGTGCGTGATCGTTCCAAGCAGATCGCTGTTCTGCTGGAAGCCGTACAACTGGCTGAGCGTGACGTTCCTGACTACATCGATGCGGACCATTCAAAAATGACCGCAACATTCGTTCGTACGCCTGGTCTGGCTGATGTGCCTTATCCAGTGATCATGGAACCGAACCTCGTTATCGAATTCTACGCGCAGAACTAA
- a CDS encoding ASKHA domain-containing protein has translation MSTDPLVVFTPSGKRGNFPVGTPVLTAARQLGVDLDSVCGGRGICSKCQITPSYGEFPKHGVTVADDALSEWNSVEQRYDDKRGLKTGRRLGCQATVQGDIVIDVPPESQVHKQVVRKAASARVIQMDPATRLYFVEVDEPDMHEPTGDLERLERALRDQWEIDGITADVTLLTKLQPVLRKGKFQVTVALNKAHNDTVARVIDIWPGLHEAGLYGLAIDLGSTTVAAHLTDLETGEVKASSGIMNPQIRFGEDLMSRVSYSMMNPGGDKEMTAAVRDAINTLADEIAKEAEIDAALIVEVVFVCNPVMHHLLLGIDPVELGQAPFALATSESLSLEARDLDLTAINRRARTYILPCIAGHVGADCAAVALSEEPGKSEDLALIVDVGTNAEILLGDKERVLACSSPTGPAFEGAQISSGQRAAPGAIEAIRIDPETKEPRFRVIGCELWSDEDGFDAATATTGITGICGSGIIEAVAELRIAGLMDESGLIGSEAQTGTSRCVPEGRTNSYMVHDSSAEDGPRITVTQNDIRAIQLAKSALYAGARLLMDQRGVDKVDRVVLAGAFGAHISSLHAMVLGMIPDVPLDKVMSAGNAAGTGARIALCNIAARTEIERVVREITKVETAIEPKFQDHFVAANAIPHKTDPFPELAKITNLPNPSFNTKGDSSSEDGGRRRRRRS, from the coding sequence ATGAGCACCGATCCCCTCGTCGTTTTTACCCCCTCTGGTAAACGTGGTAATTTTCCTGTTGGAACACCGGTTCTGACAGCCGCCCGGCAATTGGGCGTGGACCTTGATTCGGTCTGTGGTGGGCGCGGGATCTGCTCCAAATGTCAGATCACCCCTAGCTATGGGGAGTTTCCAAAACATGGTGTGACGGTTGCCGATGATGCCTTGTCTGAATGGAATTCGGTTGAGCAGCGTTATGATGACAAACGCGGGCTTAAAACCGGGCGTCGCTTGGGCTGTCAGGCCACCGTTCAGGGCGATATTGTCATCGATGTGCCGCCAGAAAGCCAGGTGCACAAACAAGTTGTCCGCAAGGCGGCATCGGCCCGGGTAATCCAGATGGATCCAGCCACACGTCTATATTTCGTTGAGGTGGACGAGCCCGACATGCACGAACCCACTGGCGATTTGGAGAGGTTGGAACGCGCCTTGCGCGATCAATGGGAAATTGACGGCATCACCGCTGATGTCACTCTTTTAACCAAGCTTCAGCCAGTTCTGCGCAAGGGCAAGTTTCAGGTCACTGTTGCGTTGAACAAAGCTCATAATGATACGGTTGCGCGGGTCATTGATATCTGGCCGGGCCTGCACGAGGCTGGCCTGTATGGCTTGGCAATCGATTTGGGCTCAACCACCGTTGCTGCCCACCTGACGGATCTGGAAACCGGGGAGGTCAAGGCTTCATCAGGTATCATGAACCCGCAGATCCGCTTTGGTGAGGATTTGATGAGCCGGGTCAGCTATTCAATGATGAACCCCGGTGGCGATAAAGAAATGACCGCCGCTGTGCGCGATGCGATCAACACGCTGGCGGATGAGATTGCCAAAGAAGCTGAGATTGATGCGGCTTTGATCGTCGAAGTGGTATTTGTCTGTAACCCGGTGATGCACCATTTGCTGTTGGGCATTGATCCCGTGGAACTGGGCCAGGCACCATTTGCGCTGGCCACTTCCGAGAGCCTGTCGCTCGAAGCCCGTGATCTTGATCTGACAGCCATCAATCGCCGCGCACGGACTTACATACTGCCCTGTATTGCTGGGCACGTTGGTGCAGACTGTGCCGCCGTGGCTTTGTCGGAAGAGCCGGGTAAATCTGAAGATCTGGCTTTGATCGTGGACGTGGGTACCAACGCTGAGATTCTGCTGGGCGACAAAGAGCGCGTGTTGGCCTGTTCATCGCCCACAGGTCCGGCGTTTGAAGGCGCGCAGATCAGTTCGGGCCAGCGTGCAGCCCCTGGCGCGATTGAGGCGATCCGCATTGACCCTGAAACTAAAGAGCCGCGTTTCCGTGTGATCGGCTGTGAGCTGTGGTCAGATGAAGATGGTTTTGATGCGGCAACAGCCACCACCGGTATCACAGGTATCTGTGGCTCTGGGATTATTGAGGCGGTGGCAGAGCTGCGCATTGCCGGGCTGATGGATGAAAGTGGTCTGATCGGGTCCGAGGCGCAAACTGGTACCAGCCGCTGCGTTCCCGAAGGGCGTACCAATTCCTATATGGTGCATGACTCCAGTGCTGAAGACGGCCCGCGTATTACTGTGACGCAGAATGATATCCGCGCCATTCAGCTTGCAAAATCAGCGCTTTACGCTGGCGCACGTCTGTTGATGGATCAACGCGGTGTCGACAAGGTAGACCGTGTTGTTCTGGCCGGGGCCTTTGGCGCGCACATCAGTTCCCTGCACGCGATGGTGTTGGGTATGATCCCTGATGTTCCGCTGGATAAGGTCATGAGCGCAGGCAACGCCGCCGGAACCGGTGCGCGGATTGCGCTTTGTAATATCGCGGCCCGAACCGAGATTGAACGTGTTGTGCGCGAAATTACCAAGGTCGAAACGGCGATTGAGCCAAAGTTCCAGGATCATTTCGTTGCAGCCAACGCCATCCCCCACAAAACCGACCCGTTCCCGGAACTTGCGAAAATTACCAATCTGCCGAACCCGTCGTTTAACACGAAAGGGGATTCCAGTAGTGAAGATGGTGGCCGTCGTCGCCGTCGCCGGAGTTGA
- a CDS encoding NADP-dependent malic enzyme: MSKPKFTREEALAFHIEPTPGKFEIAATVPMTTQRDLSLAYSPGVAVPCEEIAANPETAYDYTNKGNLVAVISNGTAVLGLGNLGALGSKPVMEGKAVLFKRFADVNSIDIELDTENPDKFIDAVKLMEPTFGGINLEDIKAPECFIIEQRLKEIMDIPVFHDDQHGTAVICAAGLLNALHISGKKIEDVKIVLNGAGAAGIACIELLKSMGAKHDNCIVCDTKGVIYQGRTEGMNQWKSAHAISTELRTLEEAMQGADVFLGVSVKGAVTQDMVSAMADSPVIFAMANPDPEITPEEAHEVRPDAIIATGRSDYPNQVNNVLGFPYLFRGALDVHARAINDEMKIACARALADLAREDVPDEVDIAYGRKLSFGRDYIIPTPFDPRLIHTIPPAVAKACMDTGAARRPIVDMDAYEQTLKSRMDPTASILRSINARARNSQARMIFAEGDDPRVLRAAVQYQRSGLGKAIVIGRDEDVKEKLEAAGLGDAARELEIMNAAKADRLSEYKAFLYKRLRRKGFDRHDVHRLAARDRHVFAALMLAHGHGDGLVTGATRKSAHVMELINHVFDADAASGTVGVTALLHKGRIVLIADTLVHEWPDEEDLANIAQRGAEVARHLGLEPRVAFVSFSTFGYPRSERAEKMHRAPQVLETRGVDFEFEGEMTVDVALNVTAQESYPFQRLTGPANVLVVPARHSASISVKLMQEMAGATVIGPILSGIDKPIQLCSTSATANDILNMAVLAACKIG; encoded by the coding sequence ATGTCAAAGCCCAAGTTTACCCGCGAAGAAGCCCTTGCGTTCCACATCGAGCCCACACCGGGCAAGTTTGAGATTGCCGCCACGGTCCCAATGACCACCCAGCGCGACCTATCATTGGCATATTCGCCAGGTGTTGCAGTGCCGTGTGAGGAAATCGCGGCCAACCCGGAAACCGCCTATGACTACACCAACAAGGGAAATCTTGTGGCAGTGATCTCAAACGGGACGGCCGTTTTGGGATTGGGCAATCTGGGCGCCTTGGGATCAAAGCCGGTGATGGAAGGCAAAGCCGTTCTGTTCAAACGCTTTGCAGACGTGAACTCCATCGATATTGAACTGGATACCGAAAACCCAGACAAGTTTATCGATGCGGTCAAATTGATGGAGCCCACATTTGGTGGAATCAATCTGGAGGATATCAAAGCACCAGAGTGTTTCATCATTGAACAACGACTTAAGGAAATCATGGATATCCCGGTATTCCACGATGACCAACACGGCACGGCCGTGATCTGTGCCGCCGGGCTTTTGAATGCCCTGCATATTTCGGGAAAAAAGATCGAAGACGTCAAAATTGTCCTCAATGGCGCAGGGGCTGCAGGCATTGCTTGTATTGAATTGCTCAAATCAATGGGCGCGAAGCATGACAATTGCATCGTCTGCGATACCAAGGGTGTGATTTACCAAGGTCGCACCGAGGGCATGAACCAGTGGAAATCAGCGCATGCGATTTCAACCGAGCTGCGCACATTGGAAGAAGCGATGCAAGGCGCGGATGTTTTCCTTGGTGTGTCGGTCAAAGGTGCCGTGACACAAGACATGGTCAGCGCAATGGCTGATAGCCCGGTGATCTTTGCCATGGCGAACCCTGATCCGGAAATCACGCCAGAAGAGGCCCACGAGGTTCGCCCAGATGCGATTATAGCGACGGGTCGCTCGGACTATCCTAATCAGGTCAACAACGTTCTGGGCTTTCCGTACCTGTTCCGCGGGGCGCTGGATGTACATGCCCGCGCTATTAACGATGAAATGAAAATCGCCTGCGCCCGTGCGCTGGCTGATCTGGCCCGTGAAGATGTCCCTGATGAGGTGGATATTGCCTATGGTCGAAAATTGTCGTTTGGGCGTGATTACATCATCCCAACGCCGTTTGATCCACGTTTGATCCACACCATTCCACCAGCGGTCGCCAAAGCCTGCATGGATACCGGTGCCGCACGTCGCCCAATTGTGGATATGGATGCCTACGAGCAGACTTTGAAATCACGAATGGATCCAACTGCATCGATCCTGCGGTCGATCAATGCCCGCGCGCGCAATTCACAGGCGCGGATGATCTTTGCCGAGGGCGATGACCCCCGCGTCTTGCGTGCTGCCGTGCAGTATCAACGCTCTGGTCTGGGCAAGGCTATCGTCATCGGACGTGATGAAGATGTGAAAGAAAAGCTTGAGGCAGCGGGTCTTGGCGATGCTGCGCGTGAGCTGGAAATCATGAATGCAGCCAAAGCCGACCGGCTGAGCGAATACAAGGCGTTCTTGTACAAACGCCTGCGCCGTAAGGGGTTTGACCGGCACGATGTGCACCGTTTAGCCGCCCGTGACCGGCACGTGTTTGCAGCTCTGATGTTGGCCCACGGCCATGGCGATGGGTTGGTCACCGGAGCGACACGTAAGTCGGCCCACGTGATGGAGTTGATCAACCACGTGTTTGACGCCGATGCCGCCAGCGGCACCGTGGGCGTGACCGCGCTACTACACAAAGGCCGCATCGTTTTGATCGCCGACACATTGGTTCATGAATGGCCAGACGAGGAAGATCTGGCCAACATCGCCCAGCGCGGTGCCGAAGTGGCACGCCATCTGGGGCTAGAGCCACGTGTGGCATTTGTTTCGTTCTCGACTTTTGGTTATCCACGCTCGGAACGAGCTGAAAAAATGCACCGGGCACCGCAAGTGTTGGAAACACGCGGCGTTGATTTTGAGTTTGAAGGCGAAATGACTGTCGATGTGGCGTTGAATGTTACGGCGCAGGAAAGCTACCCATTCCAGCGACTGACTGGCCCGGCAAACGTGCTGGTGGTACCTGCGCGCCACTCAGCTTCAATCTCGGTCAAGCTGATGCAAGAAATGGCCGGTGCGACTGTGATCGGTCCAATTTTGTCAGGTATCGATAAACCAATTCAGCTGTGTTCAACCAGCGCAACCGCAAACGATATTCTAAACATGGCTGTTCTTGCGGCATGTAAAATCGGCTAA
- the mutS gene encoding DNA mismatch repair protein MutS codes for MMAQYLEIKGRYPNAMLFYRMGDFYELFFHDAEEAAVALDIALTKRGKHEGDDIPMCGVPVHAAEGYLLTLIRKGFRVAVCEQLESPAEAKKRGAKSVVKRDVVRLVTPGTLTEESLLEARRHNYLASFSNVRGESALAWVDISTGAFHVSLIPEVRLGPELARLMPSELIVAEGEDRALGEMTDEFGIALSPLGRAAFDSTGGQKRLCDLFSVGTLEAYGNFTRAEVAAMGAVVEYLEITQKGKLPLLHPPQREAQARVLQIDAATRRNLELTHALSGGRAGSLIGAIDRTVTAAGGRLLERRISSPSRQIEVIQSRLEAVSFGFENSGFSNQIRSMLRRVPDLDRALSRLSIDRGGPRDLTSVRNALAQAGDLADFTHDHDMSDLLKTAAQGLLGHEDLVYLLDEALVDEPPLLVRDGGFIAPGYHEELDEARKLRDEGRAVIAAMQQEYAGLTGIQSLKVKHNNVLGYFVEVTATHAEKMLSEPLSETFKHRQTTANQVRFTTLPLSEMETRILNAGGQALEIEKRLYSSLKDAILESAAEISQTARALAEFDLSIALGELARNESWCCPKVDQSRVLHIEGGRHPVVEQALKAQSGEPFIANDSHLGEDSDIWLLTGPNMAGKSTFLRQNALIALLAQIGSFVPAKSAHIGIVSQLFSRVGASDDLARGRSTFMVEMVETAAILSQADDHALVILDEIGRGTATYDGLSIAWATLEHLHESNKCRALFATHYHELTKLSEKLDRVDNATVTVKEHNGDVIFLHEVRRGAADRSYGVQVAKLAGLPASVVERARVVLDALEKGEREGGNKRDTLIDDLPLFSAVPPPPPKIHAADSRVEIRLADILPDDLTPKQALELIYELKGIADDD; via the coding sequence ATGATGGCGCAGTATCTGGAAATCAAAGGTCGCTATCCCAATGCCATGCTGTTTTACCGCATGGGCGATTTTTACGAGCTGTTTTTCCATGACGCCGAAGAGGCTGCAGTTGCCCTCGATATCGCCCTGACGAAACGCGGCAAACACGAAGGTGATGATATCCCGATGTGCGGCGTACCGGTTCACGCAGCAGAGGGCTATTTGCTGACGCTTATCCGCAAGGGCTTCCGCGTTGCTGTGTGTGAGCAGCTTGAAAGTCCGGCCGAGGCCAAGAAACGTGGCGCAAAATCAGTAGTTAAACGCGATGTTGTTCGTTTGGTTACCCCGGGCACGTTGACAGAGGAAAGCTTGCTTGAGGCGCGTCGTCACAATTATCTGGCAAGCTTTTCTAATGTACGCGGAGAATCCGCACTGGCCTGGGTCGATATTTCAACCGGCGCATTTCATGTCAGCTTGATCCCCGAGGTGCGTTTGGGGCCAGAATTGGCACGCCTTATGCCAAGCGAATTGATTGTTGCCGAAGGTGAGGATCGGGCGCTGGGGGAAATGACGGATGAGTTCGGCATTGCCCTATCCCCGCTTGGTCGCGCGGCTTTTGATAGCACAGGCGGCCAAAAGCGCCTGTGTGATTTGTTTTCAGTTGGCACGTTAGAAGCTTACGGAAATTTCACCCGCGCCGAAGTTGCGGCAATGGGGGCTGTTGTCGAATATCTCGAAATCACGCAAAAGGGCAAACTGCCTCTTCTGCACCCGCCACAACGCGAGGCACAGGCGCGCGTGCTTCAAATCGATGCGGCCACCCGGCGAAATCTTGAGCTGACCCATGCCTTGTCTGGTGGGCGTGCTGGGTCGTTGATAGGGGCTATCGACCGCACAGTGACGGCCGCAGGTGGGCGTTTGCTGGAGCGTCGTATTTCCAGTCCATCACGACAAATTGAGGTGATTCAGTCTCGATTAGAGGCGGTTTCATTTGGTTTCGAAAATAGCGGTTTTAGCAATCAAATTCGCAGTATGCTACGCAGAGTGCCGGATCTTGACCGCGCGCTTTCACGTCTGTCGATTGATCGCGGCGGCCCACGTGATTTGACATCAGTGCGCAATGCATTGGCGCAGGCTGGTGATCTGGCTGATTTTACACATGATCATGATATGTCGGATTTGCTCAAGACTGCGGCGCAGGGTTTATTGGGTCATGAGGATCTTGTTTACCTTCTGGATGAGGCATTGGTCGATGAACCTCCATTGCTGGTGCGTGACGGCGGATTTATTGCGCCGGGCTATCATGAGGAATTGGATGAAGCCCGTAAGCTGCGCGATGAAGGCCGGGCCGTAATTGCGGCCATGCAGCAAGAATACGCGGGACTGACGGGTATCCAGTCGCTCAAGGTCAAGCACAACAATGTATTGGGTTACTTTGTTGAGGTGACTGCGACGCATGCTGAGAAGATGTTATCGGAGCCTTTGAGTGAGACTTTCAAACATCGCCAGACCACCGCAAATCAGGTGCGTTTTACCACCTTGCCTTTATCCGAAATGGAAACCCGCATTCTGAATGCAGGTGGTCAAGCATTGGAGATTGAAAAACGTCTCTATTCCAGCTTAAAAGATGCAATACTGGAAAGTGCGGCAGAGATTTCACAAACCGCACGGGCTTTGGCTGAATTCGACCTGTCTATAGCCCTGGGAGAGCTGGCGCGTAACGAAAGCTGGTGTTGCCCTAAGGTTGATCAAAGCCGTGTGCTTCACATTGAAGGCGGTCGTCATCCCGTGGTGGAGCAAGCGCTCAAGGCACAAAGTGGTGAGCCGTTTATTGCTAATGATAGCCACCTTGGTGAAGACAGTGACATTTGGCTTCTGACCGGTCCGAACATGGCCGGTAAATCCACGTTTCTTCGACAAAACGCATTGATTGCGCTGCTTGCACAGATAGGTAGTTTCGTTCCCGCTAAGTCCGCACATATAGGGATAGTCAGTCAGCTGTTTAGCCGTGTTGGGGCTTCGGATGATCTGGCGCGTGGTCGGTCTACATTTATGGTGGAAATGGTCGAGACCGCCGCCATTCTGAGCCAGGCAGATGATCATGCATTGGTAATTTTGGATGAAATCGGTCGGGGAACCGCCACTTACGATGGCCTCTCCATCGCTTGGGCCACGCTGGAGCATCTGCATGAATCCAATAAGTGCCGCGCGCTTTTTGCCACGCACTATCACGAGCTGACCAAGCTTAGTGAAAAATTGGATCGTGTCGACAATGCGACTGTAACGGTTAAAGAACACAACGGTGACGTGATTTTCCTGCACGAAGTACGGCGCGGCGCGGCGGATCGATCTTACGGTGTACAGGTGGCCAAACTGGCTGGATTGCCTGCATCGGTGGTGGAGCGCGCGCGCGTTGTTCTGGATGCATTGGAAAAAGGCGAGCGCGAAGGTGGCAATAAACGTGACACGTTGATCGATGATCTACCGCTCTTTTCAGCGGTCCCGCCGCCGCCCCCCAAAATACACGCTGCCGATAGCCGGGTAGAGATCCGTTTGGCAGATATATTGCCTGACGATCTGACGCCAAAACAGGCGCTTGAGTTGATTTATGAATTGAAAGGTATCGCCGATGATGATTGA